The Macaca fascicularis isolate 582-1 chromosome 1, T2T-MFA8v1.1 genome includes a window with the following:
- the TIE1 gene encoding tyrosine-protein kinase receptor Tie-1 isoform X2, which translates to MVWRVPPFLLSILFLASYVGAAVDLTLLANLRFTDPQRFFLTCVSGEAGAGRGSDAWGPPLLLEKDDRIVRTPPGQTLRLARNGSHQVTLHGFSKPSDLVGVFSCVGGSGTRRTRVIYVHNSPGAHLLPDKVTHTVNKGDTAVLSARVHKEKQTDVIWKSNGSYFYTLDWHEAQDGQFLLQLPDVQPPSSGIYSATYLEASPLGSAFFRLIVRACREGRFGQSCQEQCPGISGCRGLTFCLPDPYGCSCGSGWRGSQCQEACTPGHFGADCRLQCQCQNGGTCDRFSGCVCPSGWHGVHCEKSDRIPQILNMASELEFNLETMPRINCAAAGNPFPVRGSIELRKPDGTVLLSTKAIVEPDKTTAEFEVPRLVLADSGFWECRVSTSGGQDSRRFKVNVKVPPVPLAAPRLLTKQSRQLVVSPLVSFSGDGPISSVRLHYRPQDSTMDWSTIVVDPSENVTLMNLRPKTGYSVRVQLSRPGEGGEGAWGPPTLMTTDCPEPLLQPWLEGWHVEGPDRLRVSWSLPLVPGPLVGDGFLLRLWDGTRGQERRENVSSPQARTALLTGLTPGTHYQLDVQLYHCTLLGPASPPAHVLLPPSGPPAPRHLHAQALSDSEIQLTWQHPEALPGPISKYVVEVQVAGGAGEPLWIDVDRPEETSTIIRGLNASTRYLFRVRAGIQGLGDWSNTVEESTLGNGLQAEGPVQESRAAEEGLDQQLILAVVGSVSATCLTILAALLTLVCIRRSCLHRRRTFTYQSGSGEETILQFSSGTLTLTRRPKPQPEPLSYPVLEWEDITFEDLIGEGNFGQVIRAMIKKDGLKMNAAIKMLKEYASENDHRDFAGELEVLCKLGHHPNIINLLGACKNRGYLYIAIEYAPYGNLLDFLRKSRVLETDPAFAREHGTASTLSSRQLLRFASDAANGMQYLSEKQFIHRDLAARNVLVGENLASKIADFGLSRGEEVYVKKTMGRLPVRWMAIESLNYSVYTTKSDVWSFGVLLWEIVSLGGTPYCGMTCAELYEKLPQGYRMEQPRNCDDEVYELMRQCWRDRPYERPPFAQIALQLGRMLEARKAYVNMSLFENFTYAGIDATAEEA; encoded by the exons ATGGTCTGGCGGGTGCCTCCTTTCTTGCTCTCCATCCTCTTCTTGGCTTCTTATGTGG GCGCGGCGGTGGACCTGACGCTACTGGCCAACCTGCGGTTCACGGACCCCCAGCGCTTCTTCCTGACCTGCGTGTCTGGGGAGGCCGGGGCGGGGAGGGGCTCCGACGCCTGGGGCCCGCCCCTGCTGCTGGAGAAGGACGACCGCATCGTGCGCACTCCGCCCGGGCAGACCCTGCGCCTGGCGCGCAACGGTTCGCACCAGGTCACGCTTCACGGCTTCTCAAAGCCCTCGGACCTCGTGGGCGTCTTCTCCTGCGTGGGCGGCTCCGGGACACGGCGCACGCGCGTCATCTACGTGCACAACAGTCCTGGAG CCCACCTGCTTCCAGACAAGGTCACACACACTGTGAACAAAGGCGACACCGCTGTACTTTCTGCACGTGTGCACAAGGAGAAGCAGACAGATGTGATCTGGAAGAGCAACG GATCCTACTTCTACACTCTGGACTGGCATGAAGCCCAGGATGGGCAGTTCCTGCTGCAGCTCCCAGATGTGCAGCCACCATCAAGCGGCATCTACAGTGCCACTTACTTGGAAGCCAGCCCCCTGGGCAGCGCCTTCTTTCGGCTCATCGTGCGGG CCTGTAGAGAGGGCCGTTTCGGGCAGAGCTGCCAGGAGCAGTGCCCAGGCATATCAGGCTGCCGGGGCCtcaccttctgcctcccagacccCTATGGCTGCTCTTGTGGATCTGGCTGGAGAGGAAGCCAGTGCCAGGAAG CCTGTACCCCTGGTCATTTTGGGGCTGATTGCCGACTCCAGTGCCAATGTCAGAATGGTGGCACTTGTGACCGGTTCAGTGGCTGTGTCTGCCCCTCTGGGTGGCATGGAGTGCACTGTGAGAAGTCAG ACCGGATCCCCCAAATCCTCAACATGGCCTCAGAACTGGAGTTCAACTTAGAGACGATGCCCCGGATCAACTGTGCAGCTGCAGGGAACCCCTTCCCAGTGCGGGGCAGCATAGAGCTACGCAAGCCAGATGGCACTGTGCTCCTG TCCACCAAGGCCATTGTGGAGCCAGATAAGACCACAGCTGAGTTCGAGGTGCCACGCTTGGTTCTTGCGGACAGTGGGTTCTGGGAGTGCCGTGTGTCCACATCTGGCGGCCAAGACAGCCGGCGCTTCAAGGTCAATGTGAAAG TGCCCCCCGTGCCCCTGGCTGCACCTCGGCTCCTGACCAAGCAGAGCCGCCAGCTTGTGGTCTCCCCGCTGGTCTCGTTCTCTGGTGATGGACCCATCTCCTCCGTCCGCCTGCACTACCGGCCCCAGGACAGTACCATGGACTGGTCGACCATTGTGG TGGACCCCAGTGAGAACGTGACATTAATGAACCTAAGGCCAAAGACAGGATACAGTGTTCGTGTGCAGCTGAGCCGgccaggggaaggaggagagggggcCTGGGGGCCTCCCACCCTCATGACCACAGACTGTCCTG AGCCTTTGTTGCAGCCGTGGCTGGAGGGCTGGCATGTGGAAGGCCCTGACCGGCTGCGAGTGAGCTGGTCCTTGCCCTTGGTGCCCGGGCCACTGGTGGGCGACGGTTTCCTGCTGCGCCTGTGGGACGGGACACGGGGGCAGGAGCGGCGGGAGAACGTCTCATCCCCCCAGGCCCGCACTGCCCTCCTGACGGGACTTACGCCTGGCACTCACTACCAGTTGGATGTGCAGCTCTACCACTGCACCCTCCTGGGCCCAGCCTCGCCCCCTGCACACGTGCTTCTGCCCCCCAGTG GGCCTCCAGCCCCCCGACACCTCCACGCCCAGGCTCTCTCAGACTCCGAGATCCAGCTGACATGGCAGCACCCGGAGGCTCTGCCTGGGCCGATATCCAAGTACGTTGTGGAGGTGCAGGTGGCTGGGGGTGCAGGAGAGCCACTGTGGATAGACGTGGACAGGCCTGAGGAGACAAGCACCATCATCCGTGGCCTCAACGCCAGCACGCGCTACCTCTTCCGCGTGCGGGCCGGCATTCAGGGGCTCGGGGACTGGAGCAACACAGTAGAAGAGTCCACCCTGGGCAACG GGCTGCAGGCTGAGGGCCCAGTCCAAGAGAGCCGGGCAGCAGAAGAGGGCCTGGATCAGCAGCTGATCCTGGCGGTGGTGGGCTCCGTGTCTGCCACCTGCCTCACCATCCTGGCAGCCCTTTTAACCCTGGTGTGCATCCGCAGAAGCTGCCTGCATCGGAGACGCACCTTCACCTACCAGTCAGGCTCG GGCGAGGAGACCATCCTGCAGTTCAGCTCAGGGACTTTGACGCTGACCCGGCGGCCAAAACCGCAGCCTGAGCCCCTGAGCTACCCAGTGCTGGAGTGGGAGGACATCACCTTTGAGGACCTCATCGGGGAGGGGAACTTCGGCCAGGTCATCCGGGCCATGATCAAGAAGGATGGGCTGAAGATGAATGCAGCCATCAAGATGCTGAAAG AGTATGCCTCCGAAAATGACCATCGTGACTTTGCGGGAGAACTGGAAGTTCTGTGCAAATTGGGGCATCACCCCAACATCATTAACCTCCTGGGGGCCTGTAAGAACCGAG GTTACTTGTATATCGCTATTGAATATGCCCCCTACGGGAACCTGCTAGATTTTCTGCGGAAAAGCCGGGTCCTAGAAACTGACCCAGCTTTTGCTCGAGAGCATGGGACAGCCTCTACCCTCAGCTCCCGGCAGCTGCTGCGTTTCGCCAGTGATGCAGCCAATGGCATGCAGTACCTGAGTGAGAAgcag TTCATCCACAGGGACCTGGCTGCCCGAAATGTGCTGGTCGGAGAGAACCTGGCCTCCAAGATTGCAGACTTCGGCCTTTCTCGAGGAGAGGAGGTTTATGTGAAGAAGACGATG GGGCGTCTCCCCGTGCGCTGGATGGCCATTGAGTCCCTGAACTACAGTGTCTATACCACCAAGAGTGATGT CTGGTCCTTTGGGGTCCTTCTCTGGGAGATAGTGAGCCTTG GAGGTACACCCTACTGTGGGATGACCTGTGCCGAGCTCTACGAAAAGCTGCCCCAGGGCTACCGCATGGAGCAGCCTCGAAACTGTGACGATGAAGT GTACGAGCTGATGCGTCAGTGCTGGCGGGACCGTCCCTATGAGCGACCCCCCTTTGCCCAGATTGCGCTGCAGCTAGGCCGCATGCTGGAAGCCAGGAAG
- the TIE1 gene encoding tyrosine-protein kinase receptor Tie-1 isoform X3, with the protein MKPRMGSSCCSSQMCSHHQAASTVPLTWKPAPWAAPSFGSSCGVVGLGAGGQAVPKSAQAAYMEVSAMTMTVNVYAPLASLAPAVNRPVERAVSGRAARSSAQAYQAAGASPSASQTPMAALVDLAGEEASARKPVPLVILGLIADSSANVRMVALVTGSVAVSAPLGGMECTVRSQSTKAIVEPDKTTAEFEVPRLVLADSGFWECRVSTSGGQDSRRFKVNVKVPPVPLAAPRLLTKQSRQLVVSPLVSFSGDGPISSVRLHYRPQDSTMDWSTIVVDPSENVTLMNLRPKTGYSVRVQLSRPGEGGEGAWGPPTLMTTDCPEPLLQPWLEGWHVEGPDRLRVSWSLPLVPGPLVGDGFLLRLWDGTRGQERRENVSSPQARTALLTGLTPGTHYQLDVQLYHCTLLGPASPPAHVLLPPSGPPAPRHLHAQALSDSEIQLTWQHPEALPGPISKYVVEVQVAGGAGEPLWIDVDRPEETSTIIRGLNASTRYLFRVRAGIQGLGDWSNTVEESTLGNGLQAEGPVQESRAAEEGLDQQLILAVVGSVSATCLTILAALLTLVCIRRSCLHRRRTFTYQSGSGEETILQFSSGTLTLTRRPKPQPEPLSYPVLEWEDITFEDLIGEGNFGQVIRAMIKKDGLKMNAAIKMLKEYASENDHRDFAGELEVLCKLGHHPNIINLLGACKNRGYLYIAIEYAPYGNLLDFLRKSRVLETDPAFAREHGTASTLSSRQLLRFASDAANGMQYLSEKQFIHRDLAARNVLVGENLASKIADFGLSRGEEVYVKKTMGRLPVRWMAIESLNYSVYTTKSDVWSFGVLLWEIVSLGGTPYCGMTCAELYEKLPQGYRMEQPRNCDDEVYELMRQCWRDRPYERPPFAQIALQLGRMLEARKAYVNMSLFENFTYAGIDATAEEA; encoded by the exons ATGAAGCCCAGGATGGGCAGTTCCTGCTGCAGCTCCCAGATGTGCAGCCACCATCAAGCGGCATCTACAGTGCCACTTACTTGGAAGCCAGCCCCCTGGGCAGCGCCTTCTTTCGGCTCATCGTGCGGG GTTGTGGGGCTGGGCGCTGGGGGCCAGGCTGTACCAAAGAGTGCCCAGGCTGCCTACATGGAGGTGTCTGCCATGACCATGACGGTGAATGTGTATGCCCCCCTGGCTTCACTGGCACCCGCTGTGAACAGG CCTGTAGAGAGGGCCGTTTCGGGCAGAGCTGCCAGGAGCAGTGCCCAGGCATATCAGGCTGCCGGGGCCtcaccttctgcctcccagacccCTATGGCTGCTCTTGTGGATCTGGCTGGAGAGGAAGCCAGTGCCAGGAAG CCTGTACCCCTGGTCATTTTGGGGCTGATTGCCGACTCCAGTGCCAATGTCAGAATGGTGGCACTTGTGACCGGTTCAGTGGCTGTGTCTGCCCCTCTGGGTGGCATGGAGTGCACTGTGAGAAGTCAG TCCACCAAGGCCATTGTGGAGCCAGATAAGACCACAGCTGAGTTCGAGGTGCCACGCTTGGTTCTTGCGGACAGTGGGTTCTGGGAGTGCCGTGTGTCCACATCTGGCGGCCAAGACAGCCGGCGCTTCAAGGTCAATGTGAAAG TGCCCCCCGTGCCCCTGGCTGCACCTCGGCTCCTGACCAAGCAGAGCCGCCAGCTTGTGGTCTCCCCGCTGGTCTCGTTCTCTGGTGATGGACCCATCTCCTCCGTCCGCCTGCACTACCGGCCCCAGGACAGTACCATGGACTGGTCGACCATTGTGG TGGACCCCAGTGAGAACGTGACATTAATGAACCTAAGGCCAAAGACAGGATACAGTGTTCGTGTGCAGCTGAGCCGgccaggggaaggaggagagggggcCTGGGGGCCTCCCACCCTCATGACCACAGACTGTCCTG AGCCTTTGTTGCAGCCGTGGCTGGAGGGCTGGCATGTGGAAGGCCCTGACCGGCTGCGAGTGAGCTGGTCCTTGCCCTTGGTGCCCGGGCCACTGGTGGGCGACGGTTTCCTGCTGCGCCTGTGGGACGGGACACGGGGGCAGGAGCGGCGGGAGAACGTCTCATCCCCCCAGGCCCGCACTGCCCTCCTGACGGGACTTACGCCTGGCACTCACTACCAGTTGGATGTGCAGCTCTACCACTGCACCCTCCTGGGCCCAGCCTCGCCCCCTGCACACGTGCTTCTGCCCCCCAGTG GGCCTCCAGCCCCCCGACACCTCCACGCCCAGGCTCTCTCAGACTCCGAGATCCAGCTGACATGGCAGCACCCGGAGGCTCTGCCTGGGCCGATATCCAAGTACGTTGTGGAGGTGCAGGTGGCTGGGGGTGCAGGAGAGCCACTGTGGATAGACGTGGACAGGCCTGAGGAGACAAGCACCATCATCCGTGGCCTCAACGCCAGCACGCGCTACCTCTTCCGCGTGCGGGCCGGCATTCAGGGGCTCGGGGACTGGAGCAACACAGTAGAAGAGTCCACCCTGGGCAACG GGCTGCAGGCTGAGGGCCCAGTCCAAGAGAGCCGGGCAGCAGAAGAGGGCCTGGATCAGCAGCTGATCCTGGCGGTGGTGGGCTCCGTGTCTGCCACCTGCCTCACCATCCTGGCAGCCCTTTTAACCCTGGTGTGCATCCGCAGAAGCTGCCTGCATCGGAGACGCACCTTCACCTACCAGTCAGGCTCG GGCGAGGAGACCATCCTGCAGTTCAGCTCAGGGACTTTGACGCTGACCCGGCGGCCAAAACCGCAGCCTGAGCCCCTGAGCTACCCAGTGCTGGAGTGGGAGGACATCACCTTTGAGGACCTCATCGGGGAGGGGAACTTCGGCCAGGTCATCCGGGCCATGATCAAGAAGGATGGGCTGAAGATGAATGCAGCCATCAAGATGCTGAAAG AGTATGCCTCCGAAAATGACCATCGTGACTTTGCGGGAGAACTGGAAGTTCTGTGCAAATTGGGGCATCACCCCAACATCATTAACCTCCTGGGGGCCTGTAAGAACCGAG GTTACTTGTATATCGCTATTGAATATGCCCCCTACGGGAACCTGCTAGATTTTCTGCGGAAAAGCCGGGTCCTAGAAACTGACCCAGCTTTTGCTCGAGAGCATGGGACAGCCTCTACCCTCAGCTCCCGGCAGCTGCTGCGTTTCGCCAGTGATGCAGCCAATGGCATGCAGTACCTGAGTGAGAAgcag TTCATCCACAGGGACCTGGCTGCCCGAAATGTGCTGGTCGGAGAGAACCTGGCCTCCAAGATTGCAGACTTCGGCCTTTCTCGAGGAGAGGAGGTTTATGTGAAGAAGACGATG GGGCGTCTCCCCGTGCGCTGGATGGCCATTGAGTCCCTGAACTACAGTGTCTATACCACCAAGAGTGATGT CTGGTCCTTTGGGGTCCTTCTCTGGGAGATAGTGAGCCTTG GAGGTACACCCTACTGTGGGATGACCTGTGCCGAGCTCTACGAAAAGCTGCCCCAGGGCTACCGCATGGAGCAGCCTCGAAACTGTGACGATGAAGT GTACGAGCTGATGCGTCAGTGCTGGCGGGACCGTCCCTATGAGCGACCCCCCTTTGCCCAGATTGCGCTGCAGCTAGGCCGCATGCTGGAAGCCAGGAAG
- the TIE1 gene encoding tyrosine-protein kinase receptor Tie-1 isoform X1 gives MVWRVPPFLLSILFLASYVGAAVDLTLLANLRFTDPQRFFLTCVSGEAGAGRGSDAWGPPLLLEKDDRIVRTPPGQTLRLARNGSHQVTLHGFSKPSDLVGVFSCVGGSGTRRTRVIYVHNSPGAHLLPDKVTHTVNKGDTAVLSARVHKEKQTDVIWKSNGSYFYTLDWHEAQDGQFLLQLPDVQPPSSGIYSATYLEASPLGSAFFRLIVRGCGAGRWGPGCTKECPGCLHGGVCHDHDGECVCPPGFTGTRCEQACREGRFGQSCQEQCPGISGCRGLTFCLPDPYGCSCGSGWRGSQCQEACTPGHFGADCRLQCQCQNGGTCDRFSGCVCPSGWHGVHCEKSDRIPQILNMASELEFNLETMPRINCAAAGNPFPVRGSIELRKPDGTVLLSTKAIVEPDKTTAEFEVPRLVLADSGFWECRVSTSGGQDSRRFKVNVKVPPVPLAAPRLLTKQSRQLVVSPLVSFSGDGPISSVRLHYRPQDSTMDWSTIVVDPSENVTLMNLRPKTGYSVRVQLSRPGEGGEGAWGPPTLMTTDCPEPLLQPWLEGWHVEGPDRLRVSWSLPLVPGPLVGDGFLLRLWDGTRGQERRENVSSPQARTALLTGLTPGTHYQLDVQLYHCTLLGPASPPAHVLLPPSGPPAPRHLHAQALSDSEIQLTWQHPEALPGPISKYVVEVQVAGGAGEPLWIDVDRPEETSTIIRGLNASTRYLFRVRAGIQGLGDWSNTVEESTLGNGLQAEGPVQESRAAEEGLDQQLILAVVGSVSATCLTILAALLTLVCIRRSCLHRRRTFTYQSGSGEETILQFSSGTLTLTRRPKPQPEPLSYPVLEWEDITFEDLIGEGNFGQVIRAMIKKDGLKMNAAIKMLKEYASENDHRDFAGELEVLCKLGHHPNIINLLGACKNRGYLYIAIEYAPYGNLLDFLRKSRVLETDPAFAREHGTASTLSSRQLLRFASDAANGMQYLSEKQFIHRDLAARNVLVGENLASKIADFGLSRGEEVYVKKTMGRLPVRWMAIESLNYSVYTTKSDVWSFGVLLWEIVSLGGTPYCGMTCAELYEKLPQGYRMEQPRNCDDEVYELMRQCWRDRPYERPPFAQIALQLGRMLEARKAYVNMSLFENFTYAGIDATAEEA, from the exons ATGGTCTGGCGGGTGCCTCCTTTCTTGCTCTCCATCCTCTTCTTGGCTTCTTATGTGG GCGCGGCGGTGGACCTGACGCTACTGGCCAACCTGCGGTTCACGGACCCCCAGCGCTTCTTCCTGACCTGCGTGTCTGGGGAGGCCGGGGCGGGGAGGGGCTCCGACGCCTGGGGCCCGCCCCTGCTGCTGGAGAAGGACGACCGCATCGTGCGCACTCCGCCCGGGCAGACCCTGCGCCTGGCGCGCAACGGTTCGCACCAGGTCACGCTTCACGGCTTCTCAAAGCCCTCGGACCTCGTGGGCGTCTTCTCCTGCGTGGGCGGCTCCGGGACACGGCGCACGCGCGTCATCTACGTGCACAACAGTCCTGGAG CCCACCTGCTTCCAGACAAGGTCACACACACTGTGAACAAAGGCGACACCGCTGTACTTTCTGCACGTGTGCACAAGGAGAAGCAGACAGATGTGATCTGGAAGAGCAACG GATCCTACTTCTACACTCTGGACTGGCATGAAGCCCAGGATGGGCAGTTCCTGCTGCAGCTCCCAGATGTGCAGCCACCATCAAGCGGCATCTACAGTGCCACTTACTTGGAAGCCAGCCCCCTGGGCAGCGCCTTCTTTCGGCTCATCGTGCGGG GTTGTGGGGCTGGGCGCTGGGGGCCAGGCTGTACCAAAGAGTGCCCAGGCTGCCTACATGGAGGTGTCTGCCATGACCATGACGGTGAATGTGTATGCCCCCCTGGCTTCACTGGCACCCGCTGTGAACAGG CCTGTAGAGAGGGCCGTTTCGGGCAGAGCTGCCAGGAGCAGTGCCCAGGCATATCAGGCTGCCGGGGCCtcaccttctgcctcccagacccCTATGGCTGCTCTTGTGGATCTGGCTGGAGAGGAAGCCAGTGCCAGGAAG CCTGTACCCCTGGTCATTTTGGGGCTGATTGCCGACTCCAGTGCCAATGTCAGAATGGTGGCACTTGTGACCGGTTCAGTGGCTGTGTCTGCCCCTCTGGGTGGCATGGAGTGCACTGTGAGAAGTCAG ACCGGATCCCCCAAATCCTCAACATGGCCTCAGAACTGGAGTTCAACTTAGAGACGATGCCCCGGATCAACTGTGCAGCTGCAGGGAACCCCTTCCCAGTGCGGGGCAGCATAGAGCTACGCAAGCCAGATGGCACTGTGCTCCTG TCCACCAAGGCCATTGTGGAGCCAGATAAGACCACAGCTGAGTTCGAGGTGCCACGCTTGGTTCTTGCGGACAGTGGGTTCTGGGAGTGCCGTGTGTCCACATCTGGCGGCCAAGACAGCCGGCGCTTCAAGGTCAATGTGAAAG TGCCCCCCGTGCCCCTGGCTGCACCTCGGCTCCTGACCAAGCAGAGCCGCCAGCTTGTGGTCTCCCCGCTGGTCTCGTTCTCTGGTGATGGACCCATCTCCTCCGTCCGCCTGCACTACCGGCCCCAGGACAGTACCATGGACTGGTCGACCATTGTGG TGGACCCCAGTGAGAACGTGACATTAATGAACCTAAGGCCAAAGACAGGATACAGTGTTCGTGTGCAGCTGAGCCGgccaggggaaggaggagagggggcCTGGGGGCCTCCCACCCTCATGACCACAGACTGTCCTG AGCCTTTGTTGCAGCCGTGGCTGGAGGGCTGGCATGTGGAAGGCCCTGACCGGCTGCGAGTGAGCTGGTCCTTGCCCTTGGTGCCCGGGCCACTGGTGGGCGACGGTTTCCTGCTGCGCCTGTGGGACGGGACACGGGGGCAGGAGCGGCGGGAGAACGTCTCATCCCCCCAGGCCCGCACTGCCCTCCTGACGGGACTTACGCCTGGCACTCACTACCAGTTGGATGTGCAGCTCTACCACTGCACCCTCCTGGGCCCAGCCTCGCCCCCTGCACACGTGCTTCTGCCCCCCAGTG GGCCTCCAGCCCCCCGACACCTCCACGCCCAGGCTCTCTCAGACTCCGAGATCCAGCTGACATGGCAGCACCCGGAGGCTCTGCCTGGGCCGATATCCAAGTACGTTGTGGAGGTGCAGGTGGCTGGGGGTGCAGGAGAGCCACTGTGGATAGACGTGGACAGGCCTGAGGAGACAAGCACCATCATCCGTGGCCTCAACGCCAGCACGCGCTACCTCTTCCGCGTGCGGGCCGGCATTCAGGGGCTCGGGGACTGGAGCAACACAGTAGAAGAGTCCACCCTGGGCAACG GGCTGCAGGCTGAGGGCCCAGTCCAAGAGAGCCGGGCAGCAGAAGAGGGCCTGGATCAGCAGCTGATCCTGGCGGTGGTGGGCTCCGTGTCTGCCACCTGCCTCACCATCCTGGCAGCCCTTTTAACCCTGGTGTGCATCCGCAGAAGCTGCCTGCATCGGAGACGCACCTTCACCTACCAGTCAGGCTCG GGCGAGGAGACCATCCTGCAGTTCAGCTCAGGGACTTTGACGCTGACCCGGCGGCCAAAACCGCAGCCTGAGCCCCTGAGCTACCCAGTGCTGGAGTGGGAGGACATCACCTTTGAGGACCTCATCGGGGAGGGGAACTTCGGCCAGGTCATCCGGGCCATGATCAAGAAGGATGGGCTGAAGATGAATGCAGCCATCAAGATGCTGAAAG AGTATGCCTCCGAAAATGACCATCGTGACTTTGCGGGAGAACTGGAAGTTCTGTGCAAATTGGGGCATCACCCCAACATCATTAACCTCCTGGGGGCCTGTAAGAACCGAG GTTACTTGTATATCGCTATTGAATATGCCCCCTACGGGAACCTGCTAGATTTTCTGCGGAAAAGCCGGGTCCTAGAAACTGACCCAGCTTTTGCTCGAGAGCATGGGACAGCCTCTACCCTCAGCTCCCGGCAGCTGCTGCGTTTCGCCAGTGATGCAGCCAATGGCATGCAGTACCTGAGTGAGAAgcag TTCATCCACAGGGACCTGGCTGCCCGAAATGTGCTGGTCGGAGAGAACCTGGCCTCCAAGATTGCAGACTTCGGCCTTTCTCGAGGAGAGGAGGTTTATGTGAAGAAGACGATG GGGCGTCTCCCCGTGCGCTGGATGGCCATTGAGTCCCTGAACTACAGTGTCTATACCACCAAGAGTGATGT CTGGTCCTTTGGGGTCCTTCTCTGGGAGATAGTGAGCCTTG GAGGTACACCCTACTGTGGGATGACCTGTGCCGAGCTCTACGAAAAGCTGCCCCAGGGCTACCGCATGGAGCAGCCTCGAAACTGTGACGATGAAGT GTACGAGCTGATGCGTCAGTGCTGGCGGGACCGTCCCTATGAGCGACCCCCCTTTGCCCAGATTGCGCTGCAGCTAGGCCGCATGCTGGAAGCCAGGAAG